The following coding sequences lie in one Miscanthus floridulus cultivar M001 chromosome 9, ASM1932011v1, whole genome shotgun sequence genomic window:
- the LOC136483214 gene encoding cytochrome P450 81Q32-like — translation MEDCTVGGFHVRRGTMILVNAWAIQRDPAAWDAPDEFRPERFLDDGGKVTAATAIPMLPFGLGRRRCPAEAMAMRLVSSTVAALVHCFEWDVGEGRTIDMTEGGGLSMPMATPLAAVCRPREFVKSMLSAST, via the coding sequence atgGAGGACTGCACCGTCGGCGGGTTCCACGTCCGGCGGGGCACCATGATCCTCGTGAACGCCTGGGCGATCCAGCGGGACCCCGCGGCCTGGGACGCGCCAGACGAGTTCAGGCCGGAGCGGTTCTTGGACGATGGTGGCAAGGTGACGGCGGCGACCGCCATTCCCATGCTGCCATTCGGGCTGGGCCGGAGGCGGTGCCCCGCTGAGGCCATGGCGATGCGCCTTGTTAGCTCCACGGTGGCGGCGCTTGTGCACTGCTTCGAGTGGGATGTTGGGGAAGGCAGAACGATTGACATGACAGAAGGTGGTGGGCTGTCCATGCCCATGGCGACACCGTTGGCTGCTGTCTGCAGGCCTCGTGAGTTTGTGAAGAGCATGCTGTCTGCCTCAACATGA